Proteins co-encoded in one Moritella sp. F3 genomic window:
- a CDS encoding Cof-type HAD-IIB family hydrolase, which yields MYKLIALDMDGTLLNSEGAISPRNKQAILAAIAKGTRVVLASGRPLEGMNWALEELGLTGEEDYVACYNGSLVYQVADKQLLRSQTVMGVDAKRLAELAGKLDVHVHAFSLKAGLITPKHNYYTDHEAKINGLAITEVDFSTLSDDEQILKVMMIDEPEKLSAAIAQLPTDIYQQYNILQSAPFFLEFLHNDSHKGIGVKAIADQFGINADEVICMGDAGNDKQMLEYAGLGVAMDNASDDIKAIANHITAHHNDDGVALVIEEFVLNK from the coding sequence ATGTATAAATTAATCGCGTTAGATATGGATGGTACTTTACTTAATTCTGAAGGTGCTATTTCTCCACGAAACAAGCAAGCTATCCTTGCTGCTATCGCAAAAGGTACACGTGTTGTACTTGCTTCAGGTCGTCCGTTAGAGGGCATGAACTGGGCTCTGGAAGAGTTAGGCTTGACTGGTGAAGAGGATTACGTTGCTTGTTACAATGGCAGTTTAGTATACCAAGTCGCAGATAAGCAATTATTACGCAGCCAGACAGTGATGGGCGTTGATGCTAAAAGATTAGCTGAATTAGCTGGAAAACTGGATGTTCATGTTCATGCATTTTCATTAAAAGCTGGACTTATCACACCGAAACATAATTACTATACCGATCATGAAGCGAAAATTAATGGTCTGGCTATCACTGAAGTGGATTTTAGTACCTTAAGTGATGATGAACAGATCTTAAAAGTGATGATGATCGATGAACCGGAAAAATTATCTGCTGCGATTGCGCAATTACCAACAGATATCTATCAGCAATATAATATCTTACAAAGTGCGCCGTTTTTCTTAGAATTTTTACATAACGATAGCCACAAAGGTATCGGTGTGAAAGCAATTGCCGATCAGTTTGGTATTAACGCAGACGAAGTGATTTGTATGGGTGATGCCGGTAACGATAAGCAAATGCTAGAATATGCTGGTTTGGGTGTCGCAATGGACAATGCCAGTGATGACATTAAAGCTATCGCAAACCATATTACTGCCCATCATAATGATGATGGCGTAGCTCTTGTTATTGAAGAGTTTGTGTTAAACAAATAG
- the def gene encoding peptide deformylase yields the protein MAVLTILTAPNKKLEIPAEQVTDVSTVQTLINDMLDTMYKTDDGIGLASTQVGRKEAVVVIDISEGRDEPMVLINPVVVEGENIESGQEGCLSIPGYYADVARYTKVKVTALDREGNAVEINDDGFLAIAMQHEIDHLKGTLFIDYLSPLKKKMALKKVKKTIKEMD from the coding sequence ATGGCAGTATTAACAATTCTTACGGCACCAAACAAAAAATTAGAGATACCAGCTGAACAAGTAACGGATGTAAGTACAGTTCAAACATTGATCAATGACATGCTTGATACTATGTACAAAACAGACGACGGTATTGGTCTTGCTTCAACGCAAGTTGGTCGTAAAGAAGCCGTTGTTGTTATTGATATTTCAGAGGGTCGTGATGAACCTATGGTATTAATCAACCCAGTTGTTGTTGAAGGTGAGAACATCGAATCGGGTCAAGAAGGGTGTTTATCTATTCCTGGCTACTATGCTGATGTTGCACGTTATACAAAAGTGAAAGTAACAGCATTGGATCGTGAAGGCAACGCAGTTGAGATTAATGACGATGGCTTCTTAGCGATTGCAATGCAACACGAGATTGATCATCTTAAAGGTACGCTTTTTATTGATTATCTATCGCCGTTGAAAAAGAAAATGGCATTAAAAAAAGTTAAAAAAACAATCAAAGAAATGGACTAA
- a CDS encoding DUF2750 domain-containing protein, giving the protein MTETNPIITKFFADVKPNQQVWGLQDKTGEDWVVCDSVNFENTDAMPLWSSEELAKVHCCEEWKDFKPTAISVSDLLEFWIEDLNEDNVIVGLNWESEGECAELELNDFTQSVVEIEKL; this is encoded by the coding sequence TTGCTGACGTTAAACCTAACCAACAAGTTTGGGGCTTACAAGACAAAACAGGTGAAGATTGGGTTGTATGTGATTCAGTTAACTTCGAAAACACAGATGCTATGCCACTTTGGTCTTCAGAAGAACTTGCAAAAGTACATTGCTGTGAAGAATGGAAAGACTTCAAACCAACCGCTATCTCTGTATCTGACTTACTTGAATTTTGGATTGAAGATCTAAACGAAGATAACGTTATCGTTGGTCTAAACTGGGAATCAGAAGGCGAATGTGCTGAACTTGAACTAAATGATTTCACTCAATCAGTTGTAGAAATCGAAAAGCTTTAA
- a CDS encoding cold-shock protein, which produces MKGKIISYISAKKFGFICGDDGESYFLHVSSLLDKANESKLVKDVVVEFEPTETPKGLAAKQVHVPDVNFKKQLVAFFTAKSNQPRYGHVVARHTLSTRFFKDQNEGRSHIKQLAADIGCNAILNTNVEKVTFSEGGEDFTMHSFSGDFALVTEDVPCNIDTECAESVAIIEAKVTAVAGQFQRVNNTEIKAKAKQLRKSNPRLIVAGVVIVGALFALSTLSL; this is translated from the coding sequence GTGAAAGGAAAAATTATATCGTACATTTCTGCAAAGAAGTTTGGTTTTATTTGTGGCGATGATGGCGAGAGTTATTTCTTACATGTGTCGAGCTTGCTCGATAAAGCCAATGAATCTAAATTGGTGAAGGATGTGGTTGTTGAGTTCGAACCAACAGAAACACCAAAAGGCCTTGCTGCAAAACAAGTACACGTACCGGATGTTAACTTTAAAAAACAGTTAGTTGCTTTTTTTACAGCGAAAAGCAACCAACCAAGATACGGGCATGTTGTTGCAAGACATACACTAAGCACACGTTTCTTTAAAGATCAAAACGAAGGTCGTAGCCACATTAAACAGTTGGCGGCAGACATAGGTTGTAATGCTATTTTAAATACAAATGTGGAAAAAGTTACCTTTTCTGAAGGTGGCGAAGATTTCACAATGCATTCATTTAGTGGTGACTTTGCATTAGTTACAGAAGATGTTCCGTGTAATATCGATACGGAATGTGCAGAATCTGTCGCAATCATTGAAGCCAAGGTTACAGCCGTAGCAGGTCAGTTTCAGCGTGTAAATAATACTGAAATTAAAGCGAAAGCAAAACAATTACGTAAATCTAATCCACGACTAATCGTCGCTGGTGTAGTGATTGTCGGTGCGCTGTTCGCATTATCTACATTATCTCTGTAA
- a CDS encoding metal-dependent hydrolase, translating into MANFNTHLNVAALLTGLSSASLVAAGHVDLNTAVWLWFLGTMGGLLPDIDSDNSTSLDTIFNLFSFAIILIIMRYIIDEDIGDLSFLKVIGIPVLTYVVMKYGLRTLFERLTIHRGSCHSLLFLVLCGLMTTQLIANVDGIDSNKADSLAWLSGGFVFLGGLIHLLLDEIYSVDLRNIRIKRSFGTALKLVDLDSKLLMLAMMIAVGILWNTTPEIQHTLDMLGDWSHFIWFSSASSSEYIELVMVNVLNMIVDKTGLI; encoded by the coding sequence ATGGCAAACTTTAATACACACTTGAATGTAGCAGCGCTATTAACAGGGTTATCTTCTGCTAGTTTAGTTGCGGCTGGGCATGTTGACCTTAATACCGCTGTATGGCTTTGGTTCTTAGGCACAATGGGTGGTTTGCTGCCGGATATTGATTCTGATAATTCGACCTCACTGGATACCATTTTTAATCTGTTTTCTTTTGCGATCATTCTGATCATCATGCGCTACATCATTGATGAGGACATCGGGGACTTGAGCTTTCTAAAGGTTATAGGCATTCCGGTCTTGACTTATGTGGTGATGAAGTATGGGTTAAGGACTCTGTTTGAACGTTTGACAATTCATCGAGGCAGCTGCCATTCGTTATTGTTTCTCGTCTTGTGTGGACTAATGACGACACAGCTCATCGCCAACGTTGATGGTATCGATTCAAATAAGGCGGATAGTCTTGCTTGGCTGTCAGGCGGCTTTGTATTTCTAGGTGGCTTGATTCATTTGTTGTTGGATGAAATATACAGTGTCGACTTGCGTAATATCAGAATAAAACGGTCATTTGGCACAGCACTGAAGTTAGTGGATTTGGACAGTAAGTTGTTGATGCTGGCGATGATGATTGCGGTAGGGATCTTGTGGAACACGACACCAGAGATTCAGCACACGCTAGATATGCTCGGTGATTGGTCTCACTTTATCTGGTTTAGCTCTGCCTCGTCGAGTGAATATATTGAGCTCGTTATGGTTAACGTGCTCAATATGATCGTCGATAAGACGGGTTTAATATAA